From Grus americana isolate bGruAme1 chromosome 11, bGruAme1.mat, whole genome shotgun sequence, a single genomic window includes:
- the MKRN2OS gene encoding MKRN2 opposite strand protein codes for MAEAAILRVRHCGADIFCRRPPPHCPACGRPLRGAGLPAAPVRLPSPFRHGHRQPRAFLLRPTAGTFLGAYDGKSDLHVGITNSSGVVYNYNEEGIHRAETGWEQCISIPLVQPDMFGLLQQWDKLLEEFSVGEAWLPHRYEEHDHNCYTYALAFINSVLTAQGKRQMSKSEFTEKFVIPQTKKASKYITLHQKLTASDFYIVPLPDQEKQCRK; via the exons ATGGCGGAGGCCGCCATCCTGCGGGTGCGGCACTGCGGGGCCGACATCTTTTgccgccggccgccgccgcaCTGCCCCGCCTGCGGCCGCCCTCTGCGCGGCGCCGggctgcccgccgcccccgtccgcctccccagccccttccgGCACGGCCACCGCCAGCCCCGCGCCTTCCTCCTGCGGCCCACCGCCGGCACCTTCCTCGG AGCATACGACGGGAAATCCGACCTTCACGTCGGGATAACCAACAGCAGCG GCGTGGTGTATAATTACAACGAAGAGGGCATTCACAGAGCTGAAACCGGATGGGAACAGTGCATTAGCATCCCGCTTGTGCAGCCAGACATGTTTGGGCTTCTTCAGCAGTGGGATAAGCTCCTAGAGGAATTTTCTGTGGGAGAGGCCTGGCTTCCTCACAG GTATGAAGAACATGACCACAACTGCTACACGTACGCACTGGCATTCATTAACAGTGTACTGACCGCACAAGGAAAACGGCAAATGAGTAAAAGTGAATTTACAGAGAAATTTGTGATCCCACAGACAAAGAAAGCTTCCAAATACATTACTCTGCATCAGAAGCTAACAGCTAGTGATTTCTACATTGTACCCCTTCCTGATCAAGAAAAACAGTGCCGAAAATGA
- the MKRN2 gene encoding E3 ubiquitin-protein ligase makorin-2 produces MSTKQVTCRYYVQGVCREGNKCLFSHDLSTSKSSTICKYYQKGQCAYGTRCRYDHTRLPTSGAAAAPAPPPLSSAALHNPRHPPEHSAPIIRSKLHETGKREKKTLVLRDRNLRGLNEDKQKPSATSDVVCCSDQNDNLEVKPHSYLEAICSGLEDPVAGSSCAEGEQLCPYAAAGACHFGDRCLYLHGDVCEICGLQVLHPFDQEQRKAHEMMCMATFEHDMEKAFAFQASQDKVCSICMEVVYEKPSASERRFGILSNCNHTYCLSCIRQWRCAKQFENPIIKSCPECRVISEFVIPSAYWVEDQEKKNELIEAFKQGVGKKPCKYFEQGKGTCPFGAKCLYLHAYPDGTRAEPEKPRKQLSSEGTVRFFNSVRLWDFIEDRESRTVTSTDDEVTELGELFMHLSGADEDSATSQ; encoded by the exons ATGAGCACGAAGCAGGTGACGTGCAG GTACTACGTGCAAGGAGTGTGCCGGGAGGGAAATAAGTGTCTGTTCTCACATGATTTATCTACAAGCAAATCGTCTACTATCTGCAAGTATTACCAGAAGGGACAGTGCGCCTACGGAACTCGGTGCAG GTATGATCACACTCGACTTCCCACGTCAGGGGCCGCAGCAGCCCCTGCGCCGCCTCCCCTCTCATCGGCAGCGCTGCACAACCCTCGCCACCCTCCCGAGCACAGCGCGCCGATAATCAGGAGCAAACTGCACGAGACTGGCAAACGGGAGAAGAAGACGCTGGTGCTCAGGGACAGAA ATCTGCGTGGCTTGAATGAAGACAAGCAGAAACCCAGTGCCACAAGCGATGTGGTGTGTTGCAGTGACCAAAACGATAATCTGGAAGTGAAGCCCCATTCGTATTTGGAAGCTATTTGCAGTGGACTGGAAGATCCGGTGGCTGGAAGCTCCTGTGCTGAAGGAGAGCAGCTGTGTCCTTACGCTGCAGCGGGAGCGTGCCACTTCGGAGATCGCTGCCTTTACCTCCACGGAGACGTGTGCGAGATCTGTGGATTGCAAGTGCTTCACCCTTTCGACCAAGAACAGAGGAAGGCTCACGAGATG ATGTGCATGGCGACATTTGAGCATGACATGGAGAAGGCCTTTGCCTTTCAGGCGAGTCAGGACAAAGTCTGCAGTATCTGCATGGAAGTGGTGTACGAGAAACCGTCGGCCTCCGAGAGGAGGTTTGGGATCCTTTCCAACTGCAATCACACGTACTGCTTGTCTTGCATCCGGCAGTGGAGATGTGCCAAGCAGTTTGAGAACCCGATTATAAA GTCTTGCCCGGAGTGCCGTGTGATATCCGAGTTTGTCATTCCAAGTGCGTATTGGgtggaagaccaggagaagaaaaacGAGCTGATTGAAGCATTCAAGCAGGGAGTGGG GAAAAAGCCCTGCAAGTACTTTGAACAAGGGAAAGGAACCTGCCCGTTTGGAGCGAAGTGTCTTTACCTTCACGCTTACCCAGATGGGACGCGAGCTGAACCTGAAAAACCACGGAAACAGCTCAGCTCTGAGGGGACTGTGCGG ttcttcaATTCTGTTCGTCTGTGGGACTTTATTGAAGACAGAGAAAGTAGGACTGTGACCAGCACGGACGACGAAGTAACAGAGCTTGGAGAACTTTTCATGCATCTTTCTGGGGCTGATGAGGATTCTGCTACTTCTCAATAA
- the RAF1 gene encoding RAF proto-oncogene serine/threonine-protein kinase isoform X1, whose protein sequence is MEHIQGAWKTISNGFGLKDSVFDGPNCVSPTIVQQFGYQRRASDDGKISDTSKTSNTIRVFLPNKQRTVVNVRNGMTLHDCLMKALKVRGLQPECCAVFRLLTEPKGKKVRLDWNTDAASLIGEELQVDFLDHVPLTTHNFARKTFLKLAFCDICQKFLLNGFRCQTCGYKFHEHCSTKVPTMCVDWSNIRQLLLFPNSNISDSGVPALPPLTMRRMRESVSRIPVSSQHRYSTPHAFTFNTSNPSSEGSLSQRQRSTSTPNVHMVSTTMPVDSRIIENNSLNASPSSWCRRFCLRGRDAIRSHSESASPSALSGSPNNMSPTGWSQPKTPVPAQRERAPGSNTQEKNKIRPRGQRDSSYYWEIEASEVMLSTRIGSGSFGTVYKGKWHGDVAVKILKVVDPTPEQFQAFRNEVAVLRKTRHVNILLFMGYMTKDNLAIVTQWCEGSSLYKHLHVQETKFQMFQLIDIARQTAQGMDYLHAKNIIHRDMKSNNIFLHEGLTVKIGDFGLATVKSRWSGSQQVEQPTGSILWMAPEVIRMQDSNPFSFQSDVYSYGIVLYELMTGELPYSHINNRDQIIFMVGRGYASPDLSKLYKNCPKAMKRLVADCLKKVREERPLFPQILSSIELLQHSLPKINRSASEPSLHRAAHTEDINSCTLTSTRLPVF, encoded by the exons ATGGAGCACATTCAGGGAGCTTGGAAGACTATCAGTAATGGTTTTGGACTCAAGGATTCTGTCTTTGATGGCCCAAACTGTGTTTCACCTACTATTGTCCAGCAGTTTGGTTATCAACGCCGAGCATCTGATGATGGCAAAATATCAGATACTTCCAAAACTAGTAATACTATTCGTGTTTTCTTGCCCAACAAGCAGCGCACGGTG GTAAATGTGCGAAATGGGATGACCTTACATGACTGTCTTATGAAGGCACTTAAAGTAAGAGGTCTGCAGCCAGAATGCTGTGCGGTTTTTCGACTTCTTACTGAACCAAAAGG aaaaaaagtacgTTTGGATTGGAACACAGATGCTGCCTCCTTGATTGGAGAGGAACTACAAGTGGACTTCCTTGATCATGTTCCACTCACTACACACAATTTT GCTCGGAAGACATTTCTAAAGCTTGCTTTCTGTGACATCTGCCAGAAGTTCCTGCTAAATGGGTTTCGGTGTCAGACATGTGGTTATAAATTCCACGAACACTGCAGCACTAAAGTTCCAACCATGTGTGTTGACTGGAGCAATATCAGGCAACTCTT ATTGTTCCCAAATTCAAATATCAGTGACAGTGGTGTCCCTGCACTACCTCCCTTGACAATGAGACGGATGCGGGAGTCTGTCTCCCGGATACCTGTTAG tTCCCAGCACAGGTATTCTACACCTCATGCCTTCACATTCAACACGTCAAATCCTTCCTCTGAGGGCTCTCTATCCCAAAGACAACGATCTACATCCACACCAAATGTCCATATGGTTAGCACTACAATGCCTGTAGACAGTCGGATAATTGAG AATAACAGCCTGAATGCTTCTCCCAGTTCCTGGTGCAGACGATTTTGTTTGAGGGGAAGA GATGCAATTCGAAGCCATAGTGAATCAG CCTCACCCTCTGCTCTGTCCGGAAGTCCTAATAATATGAGCCCAACTGGCTGGTCTCAGCCCAAAACCCCAGTCCCAGCCCAAAGAGAGCGAGCCCCTGGATCtaatacacaagaaaaaaacaaaatt AGGCCTCGTGGACAGAGAGATTCCAGTTATTACTGGGAAATAGAAGCAAGTGAAGTCATGCTTTCTACCAGAATAGGATCAGGTTCTTTTGGAACAGTTTACAAAGGCAAATGGCATG GGGATGTAGCAGTGAAGATACTAAAGGTTGTAGATCCAACCCCAGAACAGTTCCAGGCTTTCAGAAATGAAGTGGCTGTATTAAG GAAGACTCGGCATGTTAATATTTTGCTCTTTATGGGCTACATGACTAAAGATAATCTGGCCATTGTTACGCAGTGGTGTGAAGGAAGCAGTCTGTATAAACACCTACACGTTCAAGAGACCAAGTTCCAAATGTTCCAGCTCATTGACATTGCTCGGCAGACCGCACAGGGAATGGA ctaTTTACATGCAAAGAATATCATCCACAGAGACATGAAATCCAATA ATATATTTCTTCACGAAGGCCTCACAGTGAAAATAGGAGACTTTGGTCTGGCAACTGTAAAATCCAGGTGGAGCGGATCTCAACAAGTGGAGCAGCCCACTGGTTCAATCTTGTGGATG GCACCAGAAGTGATCCGGATGCAGGATAGTAACCCATTTAGTTTTCAGTCAGATGTCTACTCCTATGGAATAGTATTATATGAACTAATGACAGGAGAGTTGCCATATTCCCACATAAACAACCGAGATCAG attattttcatgGTTGGCCGAGGGTATGCTTCTCCAGACCTCAGTAAACTGTACAAGAACTGCCCCAAAGCAATGAAGAGGCTCGTGGCAGATTGTTTGAAGAAAGTTAGGGAAGAACGACCTCTGTTTCCACAA ATACTGTCGTCCATTGAATTGTTGCAACATTCTCTACCCAAAATCAACCGGAGCGCTTCTGAACCATCTCTGCATCGTGCTGCCCACACAGAGGACATAAATTCATGCACATTAACATCCACGAGACTACCCGTGTTCTAG
- the RAF1 gene encoding RAF proto-oncogene serine/threonine-protein kinase isoform X3: MEHIQGAWKTISNGFGLKDSVFDGPNCVSPTIVQQFGYQRRASDDGKISDTSKTSNTIRVFLPNKQRTVVNVRNGMTLHDCLMKALKVRGLQPECCAVFRLLTEPKGKKVRLDWNTDAASLIGEELQVDFLDHVPLTTHNFARKTFLKLAFCDICQKFLLNGFRCQTCGYKFHEHCSTKVPTMCVDWSNIRQLFSQHRYSTPHAFTFNTSNPSSEGSLSQRQRSTSTPNVHMVSTTMPVDSRIIENNSLNASPSSWCRRFCLRGRDAIRSHSESASPSALSGSPNNMSPTGWSQPKTPVPAQRERAPGSNTQEKNKIRPRGQRDSSYYWEIEASEVMLSTRIGSGSFGTVYKGKWHGDVAVKILKVVDPTPEQFQAFRNEVAVLRKTRHVNILLFMGYMTKDNLAIVTQWCEGSSLYKHLHVQETKFQMFQLIDIARQTAQGMDYLHAKNIIHRDMKSNNIFLHEGLTVKIGDFGLATVKSRWSGSQQVEQPTGSILWMAPEVIRMQDSNPFSFQSDVYSYGIVLYELMTGELPYSHINNRDQIIFMVGRGYASPDLSKLYKNCPKAMKRLVADCLKKVREERPLFPQILSSIELLQHSLPKINRSASEPSLHRAAHTEDINSCTLTSTRLPVF, encoded by the exons ATGGAGCACATTCAGGGAGCTTGGAAGACTATCAGTAATGGTTTTGGACTCAAGGATTCTGTCTTTGATGGCCCAAACTGTGTTTCACCTACTATTGTCCAGCAGTTTGGTTATCAACGCCGAGCATCTGATGATGGCAAAATATCAGATACTTCCAAAACTAGTAATACTATTCGTGTTTTCTTGCCCAACAAGCAGCGCACGGTG GTAAATGTGCGAAATGGGATGACCTTACATGACTGTCTTATGAAGGCACTTAAAGTAAGAGGTCTGCAGCCAGAATGCTGTGCGGTTTTTCGACTTCTTACTGAACCAAAAGG aaaaaaagtacgTTTGGATTGGAACACAGATGCTGCCTCCTTGATTGGAGAGGAACTACAAGTGGACTTCCTTGATCATGTTCCACTCACTACACACAATTTT GCTCGGAAGACATTTCTAAAGCTTGCTTTCTGTGACATCTGCCAGAAGTTCCTGCTAAATGGGTTTCGGTGTCAGACATGTGGTTATAAATTCCACGAACACTGCAGCACTAAAGTTCCAACCATGTGTGTTGACTGGAGCAATATCAGGCAACTCTT tTCCCAGCACAGGTATTCTACACCTCATGCCTTCACATTCAACACGTCAAATCCTTCCTCTGAGGGCTCTCTATCCCAAAGACAACGATCTACATCCACACCAAATGTCCATATGGTTAGCACTACAATGCCTGTAGACAGTCGGATAATTGAG AATAACAGCCTGAATGCTTCTCCCAGTTCCTGGTGCAGACGATTTTGTTTGAGGGGAAGA GATGCAATTCGAAGCCATAGTGAATCAG CCTCACCCTCTGCTCTGTCCGGAAGTCCTAATAATATGAGCCCAACTGGCTGGTCTCAGCCCAAAACCCCAGTCCCAGCCCAAAGAGAGCGAGCCCCTGGATCtaatacacaagaaaaaaacaaaatt AGGCCTCGTGGACAGAGAGATTCCAGTTATTACTGGGAAATAGAAGCAAGTGAAGTCATGCTTTCTACCAGAATAGGATCAGGTTCTTTTGGAACAGTTTACAAAGGCAAATGGCATG GGGATGTAGCAGTGAAGATACTAAAGGTTGTAGATCCAACCCCAGAACAGTTCCAGGCTTTCAGAAATGAAGTGGCTGTATTAAG GAAGACTCGGCATGTTAATATTTTGCTCTTTATGGGCTACATGACTAAAGATAATCTGGCCATTGTTACGCAGTGGTGTGAAGGAAGCAGTCTGTATAAACACCTACACGTTCAAGAGACCAAGTTCCAAATGTTCCAGCTCATTGACATTGCTCGGCAGACCGCACAGGGAATGGA ctaTTTACATGCAAAGAATATCATCCACAGAGACATGAAATCCAATA ATATATTTCTTCACGAAGGCCTCACAGTGAAAATAGGAGACTTTGGTCTGGCAACTGTAAAATCCAGGTGGAGCGGATCTCAACAAGTGGAGCAGCCCACTGGTTCAATCTTGTGGATG GCACCAGAAGTGATCCGGATGCAGGATAGTAACCCATTTAGTTTTCAGTCAGATGTCTACTCCTATGGAATAGTATTATATGAACTAATGACAGGAGAGTTGCCATATTCCCACATAAACAACCGAGATCAG attattttcatgGTTGGCCGAGGGTATGCTTCTCCAGACCTCAGTAAACTGTACAAGAACTGCCCCAAAGCAATGAAGAGGCTCGTGGCAGATTGTTTGAAGAAAGTTAGGGAAGAACGACCTCTGTTTCCACAA ATACTGTCGTCCATTGAATTGTTGCAACATTCTCTACCCAAAATCAACCGGAGCGCTTCTGAACCATCTCTGCATCGTGCTGCCCACACAGAGGACATAAATTCATGCACATTAACATCCACGAGACTACCCGTGTTCTAG
- the RAF1 gene encoding RAF proto-oncogene serine/threonine-protein kinase isoform X4: protein MEHIQGAWKTISNGFGLKDSVFDGPNCVSPTIVQQFGYQRRASDDGKISDTSKTSNTIRVFLPNKQRTVVNVRNGMTLHDCLMKALKVRGLQPECCAVFRLLTEPKGKKVRLDWNTDAASLIGEELQVDFLDHVPLTTHNFARKTFLKLAFCDICQKFLLNGFRCQTCGYKFHEHCSTKVPTMCVDWSNIRQLFSQHRYSTPHAFTFNTSNPSSEGSLSQRQRSTSTPNVHMVSTTMPVDSRIIEDAIRSHSESASPSALSGSPNNMSPTGWSQPKTPVPAQRERAPGSNTQEKNKIRPRGQRDSSYYWEIEASEVMLSTRIGSGSFGTVYKGKWHGDVAVKILKVVDPTPEQFQAFRNEVAVLRKTRHVNILLFMGYMTKDNLAIVTQWCEGSSLYKHLHVQETKFQMFQLIDIARQTAQGMDYLHAKNIIHRDMKSNNIFLHEGLTVKIGDFGLATVKSRWSGSQQVEQPTGSILWMAPEVIRMQDSNPFSFQSDVYSYGIVLYELMTGELPYSHINNRDQIIFMVGRGYASPDLSKLYKNCPKAMKRLVADCLKKVREERPLFPQILSSIELLQHSLPKINRSASEPSLHRAAHTEDINSCTLTSTRLPVF from the exons ATGGAGCACATTCAGGGAGCTTGGAAGACTATCAGTAATGGTTTTGGACTCAAGGATTCTGTCTTTGATGGCCCAAACTGTGTTTCACCTACTATTGTCCAGCAGTTTGGTTATCAACGCCGAGCATCTGATGATGGCAAAATATCAGATACTTCCAAAACTAGTAATACTATTCGTGTTTTCTTGCCCAACAAGCAGCGCACGGTG GTAAATGTGCGAAATGGGATGACCTTACATGACTGTCTTATGAAGGCACTTAAAGTAAGAGGTCTGCAGCCAGAATGCTGTGCGGTTTTTCGACTTCTTACTGAACCAAAAGG aaaaaaagtacgTTTGGATTGGAACACAGATGCTGCCTCCTTGATTGGAGAGGAACTACAAGTGGACTTCCTTGATCATGTTCCACTCACTACACACAATTTT GCTCGGAAGACATTTCTAAAGCTTGCTTTCTGTGACATCTGCCAGAAGTTCCTGCTAAATGGGTTTCGGTGTCAGACATGTGGTTATAAATTCCACGAACACTGCAGCACTAAAGTTCCAACCATGTGTGTTGACTGGAGCAATATCAGGCAACTCTT tTCCCAGCACAGGTATTCTACACCTCATGCCTTCACATTCAACACGTCAAATCCTTCCTCTGAGGGCTCTCTATCCCAAAGACAACGATCTACATCCACACCAAATGTCCATATGGTTAGCACTACAATGCCTGTAGACAGTCGGATAATTGAG GATGCAATTCGAAGCCATAGTGAATCAG CCTCACCCTCTGCTCTGTCCGGAAGTCCTAATAATATGAGCCCAACTGGCTGGTCTCAGCCCAAAACCCCAGTCCCAGCCCAAAGAGAGCGAGCCCCTGGATCtaatacacaagaaaaaaacaaaatt AGGCCTCGTGGACAGAGAGATTCCAGTTATTACTGGGAAATAGAAGCAAGTGAAGTCATGCTTTCTACCAGAATAGGATCAGGTTCTTTTGGAACAGTTTACAAAGGCAAATGGCATG GGGATGTAGCAGTGAAGATACTAAAGGTTGTAGATCCAACCCCAGAACAGTTCCAGGCTTTCAGAAATGAAGTGGCTGTATTAAG GAAGACTCGGCATGTTAATATTTTGCTCTTTATGGGCTACATGACTAAAGATAATCTGGCCATTGTTACGCAGTGGTGTGAAGGAAGCAGTCTGTATAAACACCTACACGTTCAAGAGACCAAGTTCCAAATGTTCCAGCTCATTGACATTGCTCGGCAGACCGCACAGGGAATGGA ctaTTTACATGCAAAGAATATCATCCACAGAGACATGAAATCCAATA ATATATTTCTTCACGAAGGCCTCACAGTGAAAATAGGAGACTTTGGTCTGGCAACTGTAAAATCCAGGTGGAGCGGATCTCAACAAGTGGAGCAGCCCACTGGTTCAATCTTGTGGATG GCACCAGAAGTGATCCGGATGCAGGATAGTAACCCATTTAGTTTTCAGTCAGATGTCTACTCCTATGGAATAGTATTATATGAACTAATGACAGGAGAGTTGCCATATTCCCACATAAACAACCGAGATCAG attattttcatgGTTGGCCGAGGGTATGCTTCTCCAGACCTCAGTAAACTGTACAAGAACTGCCCCAAAGCAATGAAGAGGCTCGTGGCAGATTGTTTGAAGAAAGTTAGGGAAGAACGACCTCTGTTTCCACAA ATACTGTCGTCCATTGAATTGTTGCAACATTCTCTACCCAAAATCAACCGGAGCGCTTCTGAACCATCTCTGCATCGTGCTGCCCACACAGAGGACATAAATTCATGCACATTAACATCCACGAGACTACCCGTGTTCTAG
- the RAF1 gene encoding RAF proto-oncogene serine/threonine-protein kinase isoform X2, protein MEHIQGAWKTISNGFGLKDSVFDGPNCVSPTIVQQFGYQRRASDDGKISDTSKTSNTIRVFLPNKQRTVVNVRNGMTLHDCLMKALKVRGLQPECCAVFRLLTEPKGKKVRLDWNTDAASLIGEELQVDFLDHVPLTTHNFARKTFLKLAFCDICQKFLLNGFRCQTCGYKFHEHCSTKVPTMCVDWSNIRQLLLFPNSNISDSGVPALPPLTMRRMRESVSRIPVSSQHRYSTPHAFTFNTSNPSSEGSLSQRQRSTSTPNVHMVSTTMPVDSRIIEDAIRSHSESASPSALSGSPNNMSPTGWSQPKTPVPAQRERAPGSNTQEKNKIRPRGQRDSSYYWEIEASEVMLSTRIGSGSFGTVYKGKWHGDVAVKILKVVDPTPEQFQAFRNEVAVLRKTRHVNILLFMGYMTKDNLAIVTQWCEGSSLYKHLHVQETKFQMFQLIDIARQTAQGMDYLHAKNIIHRDMKSNNIFLHEGLTVKIGDFGLATVKSRWSGSQQVEQPTGSILWMAPEVIRMQDSNPFSFQSDVYSYGIVLYELMTGELPYSHINNRDQIIFMVGRGYASPDLSKLYKNCPKAMKRLVADCLKKVREERPLFPQILSSIELLQHSLPKINRSASEPSLHRAAHTEDINSCTLTSTRLPVF, encoded by the exons ATGGAGCACATTCAGGGAGCTTGGAAGACTATCAGTAATGGTTTTGGACTCAAGGATTCTGTCTTTGATGGCCCAAACTGTGTTTCACCTACTATTGTCCAGCAGTTTGGTTATCAACGCCGAGCATCTGATGATGGCAAAATATCAGATACTTCCAAAACTAGTAATACTATTCGTGTTTTCTTGCCCAACAAGCAGCGCACGGTG GTAAATGTGCGAAATGGGATGACCTTACATGACTGTCTTATGAAGGCACTTAAAGTAAGAGGTCTGCAGCCAGAATGCTGTGCGGTTTTTCGACTTCTTACTGAACCAAAAGG aaaaaaagtacgTTTGGATTGGAACACAGATGCTGCCTCCTTGATTGGAGAGGAACTACAAGTGGACTTCCTTGATCATGTTCCACTCACTACACACAATTTT GCTCGGAAGACATTTCTAAAGCTTGCTTTCTGTGACATCTGCCAGAAGTTCCTGCTAAATGGGTTTCGGTGTCAGACATGTGGTTATAAATTCCACGAACACTGCAGCACTAAAGTTCCAACCATGTGTGTTGACTGGAGCAATATCAGGCAACTCTT ATTGTTCCCAAATTCAAATATCAGTGACAGTGGTGTCCCTGCACTACCTCCCTTGACAATGAGACGGATGCGGGAGTCTGTCTCCCGGATACCTGTTAG tTCCCAGCACAGGTATTCTACACCTCATGCCTTCACATTCAACACGTCAAATCCTTCCTCTGAGGGCTCTCTATCCCAAAGACAACGATCTACATCCACACCAAATGTCCATATGGTTAGCACTACAATGCCTGTAGACAGTCGGATAATTGAG GATGCAATTCGAAGCCATAGTGAATCAG CCTCACCCTCTGCTCTGTCCGGAAGTCCTAATAATATGAGCCCAACTGGCTGGTCTCAGCCCAAAACCCCAGTCCCAGCCCAAAGAGAGCGAGCCCCTGGATCtaatacacaagaaaaaaacaaaatt AGGCCTCGTGGACAGAGAGATTCCAGTTATTACTGGGAAATAGAAGCAAGTGAAGTCATGCTTTCTACCAGAATAGGATCAGGTTCTTTTGGAACAGTTTACAAAGGCAAATGGCATG GGGATGTAGCAGTGAAGATACTAAAGGTTGTAGATCCAACCCCAGAACAGTTCCAGGCTTTCAGAAATGAAGTGGCTGTATTAAG GAAGACTCGGCATGTTAATATTTTGCTCTTTATGGGCTACATGACTAAAGATAATCTGGCCATTGTTACGCAGTGGTGTGAAGGAAGCAGTCTGTATAAACACCTACACGTTCAAGAGACCAAGTTCCAAATGTTCCAGCTCATTGACATTGCTCGGCAGACCGCACAGGGAATGGA ctaTTTACATGCAAAGAATATCATCCACAGAGACATGAAATCCAATA ATATATTTCTTCACGAAGGCCTCACAGTGAAAATAGGAGACTTTGGTCTGGCAACTGTAAAATCCAGGTGGAGCGGATCTCAACAAGTGGAGCAGCCCACTGGTTCAATCTTGTGGATG GCACCAGAAGTGATCCGGATGCAGGATAGTAACCCATTTAGTTTTCAGTCAGATGTCTACTCCTATGGAATAGTATTATATGAACTAATGACAGGAGAGTTGCCATATTCCCACATAAACAACCGAGATCAG attattttcatgGTTGGCCGAGGGTATGCTTCTCCAGACCTCAGTAAACTGTACAAGAACTGCCCCAAAGCAATGAAGAGGCTCGTGGCAGATTGTTTGAAGAAAGTTAGGGAAGAACGACCTCTGTTTCCACAA ATACTGTCGTCCATTGAATTGTTGCAACATTCTCTACCCAAAATCAACCGGAGCGCTTCTGAACCATCTCTGCATCGTGCTGCCCACACAGAGGACATAAATTCATGCACATTAACATCCACGAGACTACCCGTGTTCTAG